The genomic DNA AATAGCTAATATACCATCATCCGGTTCAATGACTTCTCCTGTTCCAGAAATGAGTAAAAGCTTAGAAGCATCCATAACAATCAGCATGGCCTGCAACTGCCTTAATACTTTGTCACTGCGCCATTCTTTAGCTAATTCAACAGCCGCTCTTTGTAGATTGCCATTGAATTCCTCAAGCCTACCTTCAAATTTCTCGAATAAAGTGAATGCATCAGCAACAGAGCCGGCAAATCCGGCAACCACTTTTCCATGATAGAGTTGACGAACTTTTCGAGCAGTATGTTTCATGACAACTTGTTCTCCTAAGGTAACCTGACCGTCACCGGCGATGGCAGCTTTGCCATTATGATGGATCGCAAATATAGTCGTTGCATGGAATTCAGAATTGCTCAACATGGATTCCTCCTTATGCTCTTGGGTGATGGGCTAAATATGTATCTCGCAAACGTTCCTTTGTGACATGGGTATATATTTGAGTCGTCGATAAGTTTTCGTGTCCCAATAGTTCCTGTACAGCACGCAAATCGGCACCAGCATTAAGCAGGTGGGTCGCAAACGAATGTCTGATTGTATGAGGGCTGACTTTATTCGTCAACGACGCCTTCTGAACCATCTTATGTAGAATCATTCGAATGCCTCTTGCTGACAGCTGACCGCCCCGATAGTTGACAAATAATTGACAATGATGCGGCTTCCGGTTCATCAACTGTTCTCTACCCTCTTTAATATAGCTCTCAAGCGCTTCAGATGCAAAACTTCCAACTGGAACATAACGTTCCTTTCTACCTTTCCCCTTAGCCATAACCATGCCGAGATCCAAATCTAATCGATCCAATGTCAAACCTGTCAATTCACTGACGCGTAAACCTGTTGCATACAATAGTTCTATTATTGCCTGATTACGCTGACCCAGCGGCTTGCTTAAATCTTCTACTTCAAGCAGCTTGCCCATTTCCTCCTCATATAAAAAGGACGGCAAACGGTGATGTTGCTTTGGAGAAGCCGCCAAGGCGAAAGGGTTATGTTCAAGTGACGATTCCCTATTAAGAAAGCGATAAAAACTTCGCAAAGCTGACAACTTGCGTGCAACCGTGCGTCGCGAGCGCCCAACTTGTACCTGGTCGGTTAAAAACAACCTAACAGAAGCATAAGAAACAGCAGCAAAATTCTTGATGCCCTGCTGCTTCATGAATTGCCGAAATGCTTCTATGTCATTAGTGTAGTGTACAATCGTATGTTCTGACGCATGCTTCTCAACTTCCAAGTATCTTATAAAGGATTTAACGAATGATTGAGTCATTTTTTACCACCAAACTTAAGAAAGCTCCTAAATCGTATCACAATTCAGGAGCTCTGACAACAGATTTTACAATTTTGTAACAAAATTCTGAATAGTCCTCTGTGTCCGCTTATTACGGATTATTGCGGGTCTTCTTGATAATCACAGTTGGAACACTTCACGTAATTCCCTTTTTTACGTTTTTTCTCAACAAGATACTCGCCACACTTAGGACAGTTTCTTGGTAAAGGTTTATCCCATGAAATGAAATCACATTCAGGATAGCGGTCACAACCATAGAACTTCTTCTGTTTCTTGCCCTTTCTTTCTACAACATTTCCCTCTTTACAGTTCGGACAAGTTACCCCGATTTCCTTCAGGATCGGTTTGGTGTTACGGCAGTCGGGAAAATTGGAGCATGCTAAAAACTTGCCGTAACGTCCCATCTTATAGACCATCTCATGACCGCATTCCTCACAATCAATGCCAGCCGGTTCGTCGCGGATTTCGACTTCTTTCATTTCCTTCTCCGCTTTTTCCAGATGCTTTTCAAAATCTTGATAAAACTCGGCAATGACTTTAACCCAATCTACTTTGCCTTCTTCAACCGCATCTAAATCGTCTTCCATCTTCACCGTAAAATCAACATCAATGATTTCTGAAAAAAACTCAACGACTTGTTCGAGGACAACCTCACCTAATTCCGTCGGGACAAATTTCCGATCCTCTAATGTGACATAATTACGGCGCTGAATGGTATCGAGCGTCGGGGCATAAGTTGAGGGCCGGCCAATGCCTAACTCTTCCATTGTTCGCACCAGACGAGCTTCCGAATAACGCGGCGGCGGTTGAGTAAAGTGCTGTTTCGGCTCAATCTTTTCCTTAGATACCTTCATACCATCTTCTAGTTGTGGTAAAAAGTTGTCATCATCTTTCTTTTTGTCATCACTGCCCTCAATGTAAAGTTTCATAAAACCGGGGAATTTTATTTTTGAACCTGTTGCCCGGAACATAACACCTTGGTTAACGAGATCAGCACGCACGGTATCCATAATGGCAGGTGCCATTTGACTGGCAACAAAACGTTCCCAGATCAATTTATATAGCCTGTACTGATCACGGCTCAAATGTTCCTTAATCTCTTTTGGCTTATTGCCAACGGACGTCGGTCGGATGGCTTCGTGAGCGTCTTGGGCGTTTTCATTTTTCTTTTTGCTATTTTGGCTGCCCTTTCCGACAAACTTGGAACCGTATTTATCTTTGATGTAATCCTTGGCTTCGCTTTGAGCCACATCAGAAATCCGGGTCGAGTCTGTCCGCATGTAAGTGATCAAACCGGTGGTCCCTTGCTTGCCAATATTAATCCCTTCATAGAGTTGTTGCGCTAACATCATCGTTTTCTTCGCTCGAAAATTTAATTTACGAGCCGCCTCCTGTTGGATGGATGACGTTATAAATGGCGGCACCGGGTTTCGCTTTCTTTCCTTCTCCGTGACATTCTGCACTTCAAATTGATCACCCTTAAGACGGTTTAAGACACTGTCGACTTCCGATTGATTGTTCAATTCCTGTTTTTTACCATCAACGCCGTAAAATTGGGCATTAAAAGTATCCTTTTCGGTTGTAAAGGTGCCATCGATCGACCAATATTCTTTGGGTTCAAAATTTTGTATCTCTTGTTCCCGCTCAATGATTAATTTTAAAGCGACCGATTGTACACGACCGGCACTTAAACCTTTTTTGACTTTGCGCCAAAGCAATGGGCTAATGTTATAGCCGACTAATCGATCCAAAACTCGACGAGCTTGTTGCGCATTGACTAAATCCATATCAATCGTTCGCGGCTCTTTAAATGCATCTTTGATAGCGTTTTTAGTGATTTCATTAAATACGACACGACATTCCGTATCATCACTAATGTTCAAACTATGCGCCAAATGCCAAGCAATCGCTTCGCCTTCACGGTCGGGGTCGGCTGCTAGATAGACTTTCTTCGCTTTTTTCGCAGCATCTTTTAATTCCTTAAGAACCGGGCCTTTCCCGCGTATAGTGATGTATTTCGGATCAAAATTATCGTCTATGTTCACGCCCATCTGACTTTTGGGCAAATCACGTACATGTCCCATTGAGGCTTTAACTTTAAATTTTTTTCCTAGATATCTATTGATGGTTTTCGCTTTAGCGGGGGATTCAACGATGACAAGATAGTCTTCCATACCTGTAATTTCTCCCCTTTTTTGTTTTAATAAAATCTTAACTTATATTAAATACTGTATCGTCGTTTGTCAAACAATGCCTATATCATACGACTACTTCTAGATGTTTTCGACTAGCTTATTCCAAAAAAATGGCGTTCATTCATAATATCTTGGCTGCTCGTAACTAATTTTGCGCCTTGTTGAATCAAACGATTGGTTCCCAGAGCATCATCTGTCAGTATTGTCCCTGGTACAGCAAACACATCACGGCCCTGTTCTAAGGCCTGGTCAGCCGTTATTAATGAGCCGCTTCGCTCTTTCGCTTCGACAACCAAAGTTCCTGCAGATAAACCGCTGATGATCCGATTGCGTTCGGGAAAACGCCATCGTGCCGGTTTCGTACTGGGAGGATATTCACTGATGACAAGATGATGATCACATAACAAGCGAAACAATCCTTGATTTTGTTTCGGGTATGGATGGTCAAAACCCGAGCCTAGTACAGCAATCGTTCCGTTTGTCAACCCTATTTGATGGGCCCGTGCATCAATCCCAACAGCCATGCCGCTGACAAGCACAAACCCCTCATTAACAAGGGGATTCAAAATTTTATCCATACTTTTCACGCCAGCCTGACTTGGGCGTCTGGTCCCAACCACGCTGAGTTTTTTTGCCGCCTGTAACAAGGATACATCGCCTTGTGTGTATAAGACCCAAGGCGGGTCATAGATTTCTTTTAACTCATTAGGATAATCAGCATCACCAATGGTTAACACGTGAATGCCTGTTTCTTGATACGTGCGAAGCAATCGTTCAATAGGTAGGGTATGTAAGGAGTGATAGAATGTTTCAACCTTTTGTCTTGGCGTTCTCATGATCTCAACAAAATCGTCAACGGATAAATCATAGAGCCGATCCAGCGCCTCCTGATGTGTCATAAGTTTGTCAATGCCGCGCCAGCCAATCCCCTGACAATGATGGACGTGAATGAGTTTACTCCTGTTGTCCACCATGCAGCCCCCTTTGGATGTGTCGATGAAACACAGTTTTTTGATAAAGGCTGTTTTCGTAAATTTTGTTGCTTTTAACCTTATGGTTGAATCAAAATGCGTCGTCATGTGCCGCTCCGGAAATACACTGCGCGCTCGCTGAGTGCCCCGTTATCCTCCTCATGCCCACACCCGGGGTCCCCGAAAAGCAATTTTTGCTTTTTGGGGTGGATTGATGTGGGTAGGATCAGCGTTGTCACAGGACGTGACGCATTTAGCTGATCATCCTTCGCCCTGCGGGGTCTCACTTTAGCCACTAGTCCCGCAGGAGTTTCCGTGTATGTCCTCCGCTGGTATTGCTCTTAACAATTTTATAACATTGATTTTGCCTAGCAACAGCTGAAGACCCCGCAGGAAGTGGTCTTCTTCCGAGGAGGCTTAAGCATTGCCCGCGGAAAGCTTTGCCCGTAACGGAAATCAATATAGCACTTACTTCGCATTTTATAGATTTTGTGCAAAAGCAACAATTTTTTAGAAAACAGGCATTGATAAAAAAGCTCCCTTTAATTAGGGAGCTTTTTTAATAGCCTACTTATTTAATTAGACACTTTTCATATAAATCCTTCTCTTTGAGAACAGAAATTAATGTTTCACCGATAACGGCTGGTGTTTCTGCGACTTGAACACCATTGTCATTTAATGTTTGAATCTTAGCATCCGCCGTTCCTTGTCCACCGGAAACGATTGCACCAGCGTGGCCCATACGTTTTCCTGGAGGTGCCGTTTGACCGCCAATAAAGCCAACAACAGGCTTGTCCATATTTTCATTAATCCACTTGGCAGCTTCTTCTTCGGCCGAACCGCCGATTTCACCGATCATAATGACAGCATGGGTGTCATCATCTTCGTTGAAAGCTTTAAGCACATCAATAAAGTTTGTACCGTTGACCGGGTCACCGCCAATACCGACAGCCGTAGACTGTCCGATATTAGATTGAGTTAATTGATGCACAGCTTCATAGGTTAATGTACCAGAACGGGATACGATGCCGACGTGTCCTTTGGCATGAATATAACCGGGCATAATACCGATTTTACATTCGTCCGGTGTGATCACACCTGGACAGTTCGGACCAATCAACCGTGTGTTGGTGCCTTCCATATACTTTTTAACTTTGATCATATCCTGAACAGGAATATGCTCTGTAATAGTAATAACCATTTCAATAGCAGCATCTACCGATTCCATGATCGCGTCAGCCGCAAAAGCCGGCGGAACATAAATAACAGAAGCATTAGCTCCGGTGGCTTGGACCGCTTCCTCAACAGTGTTAAAGACAGGTACGCCTTCAACTTCCGTACCGCCTTTACCTGGCGTTACACCAGCGACAATATTTGTACCATATTCAAGCGATTGTTGAGTATGGAAGAGACCTTGTCCGCCAGTAATCCCTTGTACAAGGACTTTTGTATCTTGATTAATATAGATACTCACTTTATTCGTCCACCTTTCCTTTAAACTAGTGAGACAATTTTTTCAGCTGCATCAGCCATTGATTCAGCTGCCGTGATATTTAAGCCGGAAGCTTCAAGGATTTGTTTACCTTGTTCAACATTGGTACCTTCAAGACGAACAACAAGTGGTAGTTCGAGTCCAACTTGCTTTGTAGCTTCAATGATCCCGTTAGCAATATCATCACATTTCATAATACCGCCAAAGATATTAACAACAATCCCTTTGACATTAGGATCCGATAAAATGATTTTAAAGGCAGCCGTAACTTTTTCCGCAGAAGCGCCGCCGCCAACATCAAGGAAATTGGCCGGGTCGCCGCCATAATGCTTAATAATGTCCATCGTTGCCATCGCAAGTCCGGCACCGTTAACCATCATGCCGATATTGCCATCAAGAGCCGTGTAGTTAAGATCGTAATTGGATGCTTCGATTTCTTTGTCATCCTCTTCATCTAAATCACGAAGCTCTGACGTTTCTTTATGACGATATAAAGCATTATCATCGAAGTTCAATTTGGCATCCAGTGCCATAACCTGATTGTCACCAGTTGTGACGAGCGGATTAATTTCAGCAACAGAACAATCTTTTTCGACAAAAACATTATATAGCCCAACCATAAACTTGACAGCCTTACCAACCAATTTGGAAGGAATGTTTATGTTAAATGCTAAACGTCTTGCTTGGAACGGCATTAATCCGACGGTCGGATCAATATATTCCTTGAAAATCTTTTCTGGAGTATTAGCGGCCACTTCTTCAATTTCTGTACCGCCTTCCTCTGAACCCATCATAACGATCTGAGATGTGGTTCGATCGACAACAAACCCGATATAATATTCGCTTAGGATATCGCTGCCTTCTTCAATCAGTAAGCGCTTAACTTCCTTACCTTCATCCCCTGTTTGGTGGGTCACCAAAGTTTTTCCTAAAATTTCATCAGCATATGTACGGACGTCGTCAAGTGTCTTTGCCAGTTTGACACCACCGGCTTTGCCGCGACCCCCAGCATGAATCTGTGCTTTGACAACCGTCACATCAGTACCTAATGTTTGTGCGGCTTCAACAGCTTCATCAACAGTAAAAGCCACTTTGCCGTTTGGGACGGCGACGCCATATGATCTTAGCAAGTCCTTGCCTTGATACTCATGGATATTCACTATTGTTACCTCCTATCAATGGTTCCGTAATGGCGTTACCTTTTTATTGTATATAATCCCAATCAAATTTGTCCACCATTTCGGATGTTTCTTAATGATTAATTTTTGAAAGCCTTATCAAATCGTTCCTTTAATTCCTTTAAATAGAAAAATGATCCTATTAAAAATGATAGTAACATCAATATTCATGATTTGTTACACTAAGGATGCAAAGGGGGCATACATAGTTAACTAGTGCGCCTAAGTCGAATCCGTAAAGTCCTTATCGAGCTTATAGATGAACGCAAAAATTTCGGCAACCGCTTCATATAATTCAGAAGGAATCATTTCATTCACTTCCAATTCACTGAGCAACTCAACAAGCGTGCGATCTTCCTGTATTGGAATATGATTGGCCTTTGCAATCGCAATGATTTTATCGGCCCACTCTTGATCGCCATGCGCTTTGATTTTCGGTGCCTGATCCTTCAGTTGGTCGTAGGTGAGCGCCACCGCTCGTTTCTTATAATAATTGTCAGCCGTCATATGTGCCTATCCATCCAATCTTGACTGGGCGTTAATAGTTCGTCTTTCTTTTGTACAGCCGATGCTTTTATCTGTTTGACCGATGACAATTGGTAATCATATTTTTGTAAAATACGAGATAAAACCGGCTTCCAATGGTCCAATCGTTCACTAAAATCGACAGCATCATTATATAAGGATAATGATAAATAACGATTTTGACTCTGTAACAATACCGTGACATCATTCAAATGATCTAATTGAAGATGAAAGACCACCTTACAATGATCGCCATCCAAAGTTCCCGCTTGCGTTTTCCTTCCCTGCCAAAACATCGTGACATCTTTAAACATATGCTGCCACCAAATTGGGAAATGAGTCAGCCACTGGAAAAGGTCTTGCTCCCTCTGGGATAAACCGGTCATCTGCCAACCATTCAATCGGTTAATCAGGGTCTCAGCTTGTTCTTTTACATAAGATGATAGATGAGGATCCTGACGCCATTTAAGCATCATTTGTTTGATACTTAAAGGGAGCTCTTGATTACCTTGACGTTGTTTCAGCAAGGCTTCATCAAAGTAGCCAAGCTGTTCTAAAAGTAATTTTAGAGAGAAACGTGTCTTGGTCTCAAGTGCCGGCCAATGGCTCCAAAGGCTTTGCAATGATTCGTGCGGTAAATGACGATTCAATTGATTGAATATATCAGCCAACCGACCCTCCTGTGCGGAACGTAAGGCCTTTAGGATACCTGCGGATAACGGGTAGTTTTGTCGCAGTAATGGTTTGATTGCATTTAAATCGGCTTCAACATCATCGCTAGTTTGCAAGAGCGACAACACATTTTGCAAACGTTGGCTCGTTAAAGGCAGCCGCGACTCGAGAAAGAAATGGATCACCTGCTTGGACAAGGCATTCTTTTTGACATCTAATTGGTTGTATAAGGATGTTGGCAAAGTGTCTTGTTCAGTAGCTGATGACAACTTTTGAATGATCTTCAATTCAACCCGGGCGTGGGTATTCATGACTTGAAATATGTATGAGGCGTGTAACTGAATCGGTGTCTGTACCTTGGCATGAACAGTCCGACCGTTTAATAAAATATCAACTTGCTGATGGGGATAGATTTTTGCAATTTGACCTTTAATAAACTGGCCGCCAATGAACGTCGGCTGACCAATGGATTTAAAGGTATGAATGCTCGACATAGGCTGCAAATTTACTCATCCTTTCAAGCGTTCACGAACAGGGCGAAACGAGCGGCGATGGTCTGGTATCGGTCCAAGTTGGTCGAGCGCTTCCATGTGCTGCTTGGTCGGATACCCCATATGGTCTTCAAAACCATAGTCTGGATATTGTTTACCTAGATTGATCATCATTTCATCACGGGTTTCTTTAGCAATAATTGAAGCAGCGGCAATGGAAATACTCTTGGCATCACCTTTGATGATGGACGTCTGTGCTATTGACAGAGGAATGTCCATAGCATCAACGAGCAAATGATCCGGAGCGGGCGATAATTGTTCGACAGCCCGAACCATGGCCATTTTTGAGGCTTGATAAATATTCACGCGATCAATATCTTCCGGTGTCGCCACACCGATGCCAATCGCTTCGGCTGTATCTTTTATTTGTCCGACCATGCTCTGACGCTGGTCACGGCTTAATGTTTTCGAATCGTTCACGCCAAGTAACTGGTCATCTGCTGGCAAGATCACAGCACAAGCCACCACAGGGCCAGCCAACGGTCCGCGGCCGACTTCATCAATGCCAGCGATCCGTCGGATTCCTCGATCACGTAGCGCGTGTTCATACTGATTCAGATCATGCCACCGCTTCAACGCTTCCTGCTGCTTCTCATGGGCGCGTTCCATACGTCCTACAAGCTCCTGCACACCTTTACGATGATCCGCCCTTAACATGGCCCATTCGCTCTCTGTTAACGTGGCTCGTCTGTCTAAGAACGTTTTAATTTCTTTAATCGTCATCTTCTCCATTAACTAAGTCACCTTTACTTCATTTATCGACAAATCTTATTAAGTGTTTAACGTCTGACACGTAGAAAAGCACGCAACTTATGTTTGCGTGCTGAAAGCTTCGGGGGTTTCCAATGATAATGCCCCTAGTTTGCCACTTCGGTAGTCTCGCAGGATGATTTCTGACGTTTTGTCATAATCAACCCTACCCCCTGCCATGATACAGCCGCGCTTTTGGCCGATGGTATCAAACAAGGAGACAATCGCTTCCTCATCAAAAGACTCATCTAAATTGTAGCGAGATTTTAAAGCATCAGGATAATGGGTGATTAAAACTTTCAATAAAAATACCGCCGTTTCCTGAAAATCGATCAATTCATCCTTAATTGCTCCCGTTGCAGCTAACTTAAAACCGACGGATTCATCCGCAAACTTTGGCCAAAGAATACCGGGTGTATCCAAAAGTTCCATCGTTTTACCGACTTTAATCCATTGCTGGCCTTTGGTAACACCTGGTCGGTCACCGATTCTAGCTTTTTTTTTGTTAGCCAGCCGGTTAATTAACGTCGACTTACCGACATTGGGGATCCCTAAAATCAAAGCTCGATCGGCTCTAGACTGATAACCCTTACTTTCCATCTTGGTCTTACGAGCTTGATTTAAACGATGAACAGCATCCGGAATTTGTTTGACCCCATTTCCATTCTGCGAATTGACCGCCAATGTCGTGGCACCTTGATCAGCAAAATACTTCTGCCATTCACTCGTCACATTTTCATCAGCCATATCTTTTTTATTTAACAAAACAAAGCGAGGTTTTTGCCCAGCGATATCATCGACCATTGGATTGCGGGAGGCAAGTGGAATTCGCGCATCCACCAGCTCAATGATGACATCAATCAATTTTAACTTTTCCTTCATTAGACGTTGGGCTTTTGCCATATGTCCTGGATACCATTGAATGGTCATGACTATCACCTACTTAAAGAATTCAAAATGAGGGACTGGCCAAAATAAAAGATTGGCTTCACCGACAATTTTGTCCAAATCTACAGAACCAATAATGCGACTGTCCGTACTATTGCGCCTGTTATCACCTAGAACAAACACTTTCCCTTCAGGAACTTTGGTTTTAAAATCATATGTAAGGGGACCGTTTGTTTTCTGCTTATATTTTTGCAGAAAAGGCTCTTCAATCTTTTTACCATCTACGATGAGTTGTCCATTCTTATATTGTATCGTTTCCCCAGGCAATCCGATAACACGCTTAATATAATCTGATTCTTCAGTCGCATGAAACACAACAATATCAAAACGCTCCAGGTCACCGAATGTTGTCTCAAGCCGGTTAACAATCAAATGATCGTTATCATGAAGCGTTGGCATCATAGAACGACCATCAACCATAATATGTGTGAATAAGAATTGTCTTATAAGAGCCGCTAAAATAATTGCAATAATAACCGGCTTGATCATTCCCCAGGTTTTCTTTCCAAAATCCGCCATGGACAGAGCCTCCATGTATCTCATTGTATAAAGAAAACTTGGCTTACCGCCAAGCCTTAGTTCCATTTATACTTTCTTTAAGTGAAAAAAAGAAGCTTGCGAACAAGCTTCTTTTATCACCATTAACGACTTTTAATGCGAGCGGCTTTACCGATGCGATCACGCATATAATAAAGTTTGGCGCGACGTACTTTTCCGTGGCGAACAACTTCAATTTTGTCGATTTTTGGTGAGTGAACAGGGAATGTTCGCTCAATACCGACACCAAAAGAAATTTTACGCACAGTGAATGTTGCGCTGATACCTGTACCACGGCGCTTAAGTACAAATCCTTCAAATACCTGAATACGCTCACGCGTGCCTTCAACAACTTTGACGTGAACTTTCACAACGTCACCAGCTCGAAATTCAGGTACGTCAGATTTCAATTGTTCTTGCGTCACTTCACGAATTAACTCTTGCATAAATGCCCCTCCTTCCGCACAAATGTTCATACGACTTTATCTATCGCAGCGGAACACCGTAGTGAATGGCATTTGCCACAACGATTATATTATCATATTCTCTCGTTAGCTGCAATAGAGAATCAGTCGTTTGATTTCAATGCTTCTAACCAATCCTTAGCTTGTTCATCCAGCGATAGTTTATTAAGCAGCTCCGGACGTCGTTCGTAAGTTCTTTTGATTGACTGCCGGTAACGCCATTCATCAATTTTGGCATGATTGCCCGATCTAAGCACCTCAGGCACTTCAAAACCACGAAAGTTTGCTGGACGGGTATATTGTGGATGTTCCAGCAAACCATTTGAAAACGAATCAGAGACAGCTGATGTTTCATTACCTAAAACACCGGGAAGCAAGCGTACCACACTATCGATGACCACCATGGCTCCAAGTTCACCACCTGTCAGAACATAATCACCAATGGATATTTCATCAGTAATCAAATGATCACGAATACGTTCATCATAACCTTCATAATGACCGCAAATAAATATCAAGTGATCCTCCTTAGACAGGGCTTCAGCGTCGGCTTGTTGATAGGGACGGCCTTGAGGTGTTAATAAAATCACCCTCGGTTGCTGTTCAGCAGATTCAGTAACGGCATCAACAGCATCGAAAATCGGCTGCGGTGTCAATACCATGCCTGCTCCGCCACCATACGGATAATCATCCACGCGGTTATGCTTATTTTCCGTGTAATCGCGAAAATTTGTCACAGCAAAATCTACAATACCGCGGTCAGCAGCTTGATGCATCATCGAAGCACTGAGCACTCCGGTAAACATCTCCGGAAATAGGGATAGAATATCAATCTTCATCATCCATCAACCCATCTAGTAAGTGAATCTTAATCGTATTATTACTGACATCAATCGCTTTGACCACATCTTCTATGTAAGGGATTAAGACATCTTCCCCGTTCCGACCTACAACCCAGACATCATTCGCACCGGGAGAAAGGATTTCATTGACGCGGCCGATATAGTCACCCGCTTCACTATATACATCACAGCCGATAATTTCATGATAATAGAATTCATTATCCCCTAATGGTTCTAACTGTTCTTTTGAAACAAACAACAATTGCCCTTTCATCCACTCCACATCTTCAATCGATTCATACCCAGCAAAAGTAAGTAAATGAAATTGTTTATGAATCCTGTGACCAGATACCGTAACGGGTGTCTTGTTTGTGTCATCCTTGCCAATATATAGAACAGCATCTTCGGCAAACCGCTTGTCTTCAAAGTCTGTTGAACTCATAACACGGACTTCACCACGGAGACCATGCATATTGACGATTTTACCGACGTGAAACCACTCTTGTTTCATACCATCACAACCTCTTCTGAAACTTATCATTTGTCAAAATGAAAACAAAAGTAGGGAGAGCCCACGCTCCCCCTACTCCCGTATAGCGACATTCACATTTTTTTGATGAGCTGCTC from Tuberibacillus sp. Marseille-P3662 includes the following:
- the hslV gene encoding ATP-dependent protease subunit HslV, giving the protein MSNSEFHATTIFAIHHNGKAAIAGDGQVTLGEQVVMKHTARKVRQLYHGKVVAGFAGSVADAFTLFEKFEGRLEEFNGNLQRAAVELAKEWRSDKVLRQLQAMLIVMDASKLLLISGTGEVIEPDDGILAIGSGGNYALAAGRALKRYSEGLSAKDIAYQALNIASEICVFTNNQIVVEEL
- the xerC gene encoding tyrosine recombinase XerC — its product is MTQSFVKSFIRYLEVEKHASEHTIVHYTNDIEAFRQFMKQQGIKNFAAVSYASVRLFLTDQVQVGRSRRTVARKLSALRSFYRFLNRESSLEHNPFALAASPKQHHRLPSFLYEEEMGKLLEVEDLSKPLGQRNQAIIELLYATGLRVSELTGLTLDRLDLDLGMVMAKGKGRKERYVPVGSFASEALESYIKEGREQLMNRKPHHCQLFVNYRGGQLSARGIRMILHKMVQKASLTNKVSPHTIRHSFATHLLNAGADLRAVQELLGHENLSTTQIYTHVTKERLRDTYLAHHPRA
- the topA gene encoding type I DNA topoisomerase — encoded protein: MEDYLVIVESPAKAKTINRYLGKKFKVKASMGHVRDLPKSQMGVNIDDNFDPKYITIRGKGPVLKELKDAAKKAKKVYLAADPDREGEAIAWHLAHSLNISDDTECRVVFNEITKNAIKDAFKEPRTIDMDLVNAQQARRVLDRLVGYNISPLLWRKVKKGLSAGRVQSVALKLIIEREQEIQNFEPKEYWSIDGTFTTEKDTFNAQFYGVDGKKQELNNQSEVDSVLNRLKGDQFEVQNVTEKERKRNPVPPFITSSIQQEAARKLNFRAKKTMMLAQQLYEGINIGKQGTTGLITYMRTDSTRISDVAQSEAKDYIKDKYGSKFVGKGSQNSKKKNENAQDAHEAIRPTSVGNKPKEIKEHLSRDQYRLYKLIWERFVASQMAPAIMDTVRADLVNQGVMFRATGSKIKFPGFMKLYIEGSDDKKKDDDNFLPQLEDGMKVSKEKIEPKQHFTQPPPRYSEARLVRTMEELGIGRPSTYAPTLDTIQRRNYVTLEDRKFVPTELGEVVLEQVVEFFSEIIDVDFTVKMEDDLDAVEEGKVDWVKVIAEFYQDFEKHLEKAEKEMKEVEIRDEPAGIDCEECGHEMVYKMGRYGKFLACSNFPDCRNTKPILKEIGVTCPNCKEGNVVERKGKKQKKFYGCDRYPECDFISWDKPLPRNCPKCGEYLVEKKRKKGNYVKCSNCDYQEDPQ
- the dprA gene encoding DNA-processing protein DprA yields the protein MVDNRSKLIHVHHCQGIGWRGIDKLMTHQEALDRLYDLSVDDFVEIMRTPRQKVETFYHSLHTLPIERLLRTYQETGIHVLTIGDADYPNELKEIYDPPWVLYTQGDVSLLQAAKKLSVVGTRRPSQAGVKSMDKILNPLVNEGFVLVSGMAVGIDARAHQIGLTNGTIAVLGSGFDHPYPKQNQGLFRLLCDHHLVISEYPPSTKPARWRFPERNRIISGLSAGTLVVEAKERSGSLITADQALEQGRDVFAVPGTILTDDALGTNRLIQQGAKLVTSSQDIMNERHFFGIS
- the sucD gene encoding succinate--CoA ligase subunit alpha, encoding MSIYINQDTKVLVQGITGGQGLFHTQQSLEYGTNIVAGVTPGKGGTEVEGVPVFNTVEEAVQATGANASVIYVPPAFAADAIMESVDAAIEMVITITEHIPVQDMIKVKKYMEGTNTRLIGPNCPGVITPDECKIGIMPGYIHAKGHVGIVSRSGTLTYEAVHQLTQSNIGQSTAVGIGGDPVNGTNFIDVLKAFNEDDDTHAVIMIGEIGGSAEEEAAKWINENMDKPVVGFIGGQTAPPGKRMGHAGAIVSGGQGTADAKIQTLNDNGVQVAETPAVIGETLISVLKEKDLYEKCLIK
- the sucC gene encoding ADP-forming succinate--CoA ligase subunit beta — protein: MNIHEYQGKDLLRSYGVAVPNGKVAFTVDEAVEAAQTLGTDVTVVKAQIHAGGRGKAGGVKLAKTLDDVRTYADEILGKTLVTHQTGDEGKEVKRLLIEEGSDILSEYYIGFVVDRTTSQIVMMGSEEGGTEIEEVAANTPEKIFKEYIDPTVGLMPFQARRLAFNINIPSKLVGKAVKFMVGLYNVFVEKDCSVAEINPLVTTGDNQVMALDAKLNFDDNALYRHKETSELRDLDEEDDKEIEASNYDLNYTALDGNIGMMVNGAGLAMATMDIIKHYGGDPANFLDVGGGASAEKVTAAFKIILSDPNVKGIVVNIFGGIMKCDDIANGIIEATKQVGLELPLVVRLEGTNVEQGKQILEASGLNITAAESMADAAEKIVSLV
- a CDS encoding EscU/YscU/HrcU family type III secretion system export apparatus switch protein, whose amino-acid sequence is MTADNYYKKRAVALTYDQLKDQAPKIKAHGDQEWADKIIAIAKANHIPIQEDRTLVELLSELEVNEMIPSELYEAVAEIFAFIYKLDKDFTDST
- a CDS encoding ribonuclease HII; amino-acid sequence: MEKMTIKEIKTFLDRRATLTESEWAMLRADHRKGVQELVGRMERAHEKQQEALKRWHDLNQYEHALRDRGIRRIAGIDEVGRGPLAGPVVACAVILPADDQLLGVNDSKTLSRDQRQSMVGQIKDTAEAIGIGVATPEDIDRVNIYQASKMAMVRAVEQLSPAPDHLLVDAMDIPLSIAQTSIIKGDAKSISIAAASIIAKETRDEMMINLGKQYPDYGFEDHMGYPTKQHMEALDQLGPIPDHRRSFRPVRERLKG